The following coding sequences are from one Canis lupus dingo isolate Sandy chromosome 21, ASM325472v2, whole genome shotgun sequence window:
- the MUC15 gene encoding mucin-15 isoform X3, whose protein sequence is MLPAEKQVGQVPGALLPQRLGPAAPHSAGRTLSGSGGQSHLTHPLPPSSAGSLEPGRCLGYWGSCLETASRTWRFSLITPIQEKTTMLTSVKILLISNLFSLLLIGSHGKEILKKTTTQSIAAGLKTMENESVPLESDTNSNSDKENKETSNPKASNSSLWDPSNKHHGTTEVFNNASTNNFSGNLRPTPMFPTDPPLVHSFVSKLPRNSSIADENPPPVSAPPNATSAMSSEKFTWPSASETMKTPDNSSISVSILPAAPNTMTVTPMATEPDEWLTTSNDSFIGFTPYRETTTLQPTLKFTNNSKIFSNTSDPQEENKNTGVVFGAILGAILGASLLSLVGYLLCGKRKTDSFSHRRLYDDRNEPGQENARDGIPMDDIPQLRTSV, encoded by the exons ATGCTGCCAGCTGAGAAGCAGGTCGGTCAGGTTCCTGGTGCTCTATTACCCCAGCGGCTCGGGCCAGCTGCGCCTCATTCTGCTGGTCGCACACTCTCGGGCTCAGGGGGACAGTCACACTTGACCCACCCGCTCCCTCCGAGCTCGGCAGGCTCGCTCGAGCCAGGACGCTGTCTGGGATATTGGGGTTCCTGCTTGGAGACAGCCTCCAGGACCTGGAG attctcCTTAATAACACCAATACAAGAAAAGACTACAATGTTGACCTCAGTCAAAATTCTGTTGATTTCAAATTTGTTTAGTTTACTATTAATTGGAAGCCACgggaaagaaattctaaaaaaaaccacaacacaaAGCATTGCAGCAGGtttaaaaacaatggaaaatgaaTCTGTTCCTTTGGAAAGTGATACAAATTCAAactcagataaagaaaataaagaaacctcCAATCCCAAGGCAAGTAATTCCTCTCTATGGGATCCATCAAATAAACACCATGGAACAACAGAAGTCTTCAACAATGCATCAACAAACAACTTTTCTGGGAATCTAAGACCCACGCCTATGTTTCCCACAGACCCTCCTCTGGTCCATAGCTTTGTTTCTAAATTGCCTCGGAACTCATCGATAGCAGATGAAAATCCTCCTCCAGTCTCAGCACCTCCCAATGCTACATCTGCTATGTCTTCAGAAAAGTTCACTTGGCCTTCAGCCAGTGAAACCATGAAAACTCCTGACAACAGTTCCATTTCAGTTAGCATCCTCCCTGCAGCACCAAACACCATGACTGTGACCCCCATGGCAACAGAACCAGATGAGTGGCTCACCACATCCAATGATAGCTTCATAGGGTTCACCCCCTACCGAGAAACAACAACTCTACAGCCCACCTTAAAGTTTACCAATAATTCAAAAATCTTCTCAAACACATCAGACCCTCAAGAAG agaataaaaatacaggaGTAGTATTTGGGGCCATTTTAGGTGCTATTCTGGGTGCTTCATTGCTTAGTCTTGTTGGCTACTTGCTGTGTGGAAAAAGGAAAACGGATTCATTTTCCCATCGGCGACTTTATGATGACAGAAATGAACCAG GCCAAGAAAACGCACGTGACGGCATTCCTATGGATGACATACCTCAACTTCGTACCTCAGTATAG
- the MUC15 gene encoding mucin-15 isoform X1 has product MLPAEKQVGQVPGALLPQRLGPAAPHSAGRTLSGSGGQSHLTHPLPPSSAGSLEPGRCLGYWGSCLETASRTWRFSLITPIQEKTTMLTSVKILLISNLFSLLLIGSHGKEILKKTTTQSIAAGLKTMENESVPLESDTNSNSDKENKETSNPKASNSSLWDPSNKHHGTTEVFNNASTNNFSGNLRPTPMFPTDPPLVHSFVSKLPRNSSIADENPPPVSAPPNATSAMSSEKFTWPSASETMKTPDNSSISVSILPAAPNTMTVTPMATEPDEWLTTSNDSFIGFTPYRETTTLQPTLKFTNNSKIFSNTSDPQEENKNTGVVFGAILGAILGASLLSLVGYLLCGKRKTDSFSHRRLYDDRNEPVLRLDNAPEPYDASFGNSSYYNSTVNDSSVPAGQENARDGIPMDDIPQLRTSV; this is encoded by the exons ATGCTGCCAGCTGAGAAGCAGGTCGGTCAGGTTCCTGGTGCTCTATTACCCCAGCGGCTCGGGCCAGCTGCGCCTCATTCTGCTGGTCGCACACTCTCGGGCTCAGGGGGACAGTCACACTTGACCCACCCGCTCCCTCCGAGCTCGGCAGGCTCGCTCGAGCCAGGACGCTGTCTGGGATATTGGGGTTCCTGCTTGGAGACAGCCTCCAGGACCTGGAG attctcCTTAATAACACCAATACAAGAAAAGACTACAATGTTGACCTCAGTCAAAATTCTGTTGATTTCAAATTTGTTTAGTTTACTATTAATTGGAAGCCACgggaaagaaattctaaaaaaaaccacaacacaaAGCATTGCAGCAGGtttaaaaacaatggaaaatgaaTCTGTTCCTTTGGAAAGTGATACAAATTCAAactcagataaagaaaataaagaaacctcCAATCCCAAGGCAAGTAATTCCTCTCTATGGGATCCATCAAATAAACACCATGGAACAACAGAAGTCTTCAACAATGCATCAACAAACAACTTTTCTGGGAATCTAAGACCCACGCCTATGTTTCCCACAGACCCTCCTCTGGTCCATAGCTTTGTTTCTAAATTGCCTCGGAACTCATCGATAGCAGATGAAAATCCTCCTCCAGTCTCAGCACCTCCCAATGCTACATCTGCTATGTCTTCAGAAAAGTTCACTTGGCCTTCAGCCAGTGAAACCATGAAAACTCCTGACAACAGTTCCATTTCAGTTAGCATCCTCCCTGCAGCACCAAACACCATGACTGTGACCCCCATGGCAACAGAACCAGATGAGTGGCTCACCACATCCAATGATAGCTTCATAGGGTTCACCCCCTACCGAGAAACAACAACTCTACAGCCCACCTTAAAGTTTACCAATAATTCAAAAATCTTCTCAAACACATCAGACCCTCAAGAAG agaataaaaatacaggaGTAGTATTTGGGGCCATTTTAGGTGCTATTCTGGGTGCTTCATTGCTTAGTCTTGTTGGCTACTTGCTGTGTGGAAAAAGGAAAACGGATTCATTTTCCCATCGGCGACTTTATGATGACAGAAATGAACCAG tTCTGCGATTAGACAATGCACCAGAACCTTATGACGCGAGTTTTGGGAATTCTAGTTATTACAACTCAACTGTGAATGATTCATCTGTGCCAGCAGGCCAAGAAAACGCACGTGACGGCATTCCTATGGATGACATACCTCAACTTCGTACCTCAGTATAG
- the MUC15 gene encoding mucin-15 isoform X2, producing the protein MLPAEKQVGQVPGALLPQRLGPAAPHSAGRTLSGSGGQSHLTHPLPPSSAGSLEPGRCLGYWGSCLETASRTWRFSLITPIQEKTTMLTSVKILLISNLFSLLLIGSHGKEILKKTTTQSIAAGLKTMENESVPLESDTNSNSDKENKETSNPKASNSSLWDPSNKHHGTTEVFNNASTNNFSGNLRPTPMFPTDPPLVHSFVSKLPRNSSIADENPPPVSAPPNATSAMSSEKFTWPSASETMKTPDNSSISVSILPAAPNTMTVTPMATEPDEWLTTSNDSFIGFTPYRETTTLQPTLKFTNNSKIFSNTSDPQEENKNTGVVFGAILGAILGASLLSLVGYLLCGKRKTDSFSHRRLYDDRNEPAGQENARDGIPMDDIPQLRTSV; encoded by the exons ATGCTGCCAGCTGAGAAGCAGGTCGGTCAGGTTCCTGGTGCTCTATTACCCCAGCGGCTCGGGCCAGCTGCGCCTCATTCTGCTGGTCGCACACTCTCGGGCTCAGGGGGACAGTCACACTTGACCCACCCGCTCCCTCCGAGCTCGGCAGGCTCGCTCGAGCCAGGACGCTGTCTGGGATATTGGGGTTCCTGCTTGGAGACAGCCTCCAGGACCTGGAG attctcCTTAATAACACCAATACAAGAAAAGACTACAATGTTGACCTCAGTCAAAATTCTGTTGATTTCAAATTTGTTTAGTTTACTATTAATTGGAAGCCACgggaaagaaattctaaaaaaaaccacaacacaaAGCATTGCAGCAGGtttaaaaacaatggaaaatgaaTCTGTTCCTTTGGAAAGTGATACAAATTCAAactcagataaagaaaataaagaaacctcCAATCCCAAGGCAAGTAATTCCTCTCTATGGGATCCATCAAATAAACACCATGGAACAACAGAAGTCTTCAACAATGCATCAACAAACAACTTTTCTGGGAATCTAAGACCCACGCCTATGTTTCCCACAGACCCTCCTCTGGTCCATAGCTTTGTTTCTAAATTGCCTCGGAACTCATCGATAGCAGATGAAAATCCTCCTCCAGTCTCAGCACCTCCCAATGCTACATCTGCTATGTCTTCAGAAAAGTTCACTTGGCCTTCAGCCAGTGAAACCATGAAAACTCCTGACAACAGTTCCATTTCAGTTAGCATCCTCCCTGCAGCACCAAACACCATGACTGTGACCCCCATGGCAACAGAACCAGATGAGTGGCTCACCACATCCAATGATAGCTTCATAGGGTTCACCCCCTACCGAGAAACAACAACTCTACAGCCCACCTTAAAGTTTACCAATAATTCAAAAATCTTCTCAAACACATCAGACCCTCAAGAAG agaataaaaatacaggaGTAGTATTTGGGGCCATTTTAGGTGCTATTCTGGGTGCTTCATTGCTTAGTCTTGTTGGCTACTTGCTGTGTGGAAAAAGGAAAACGGATTCATTTTCCCATCGGCGACTTTATGATGACAGAAATGAACCAG CAGGCCAAGAAAACGCACGTGACGGCATTCCTATGGATGACATACCTCAACTTCGTACCTCAGTATAG